Proteins co-encoded in one Nitrospirota bacterium genomic window:
- the ftsY gene encoding signal recognition particle-docking protein FtsY produces the protein MGLFDRLKQGLSKTRKNLVEKTEQLFYRRVVDEKLLNELEDLLIMADVGPGASADIISALKEKVKKGEIPDTVELKKALKDEIKKIIRDGSGINITADRPYVILTVGVNGTGKTTTIGKLAGRFANEGLKVILAAGDTFRAAAIEQLEIWAGRSGAQIVKHKSGADPAAVAFDAVVSAKAKNADVVIVDTAGRLHTKINLMEELKKVKRVISRELPAAPHEVLLVVDATSGQNVIHQAKIFSETVHITGIALTKLDGTARGGIIIAIKKELNIPVKLIGIGEGIDDLRDFNADEFVDALFE, from the coding sequence TTGGGACTTTTTGACAGGTTAAAACAGGGACTTTCAAAGACAAGGAAGAATCTTGTTGAAAAAACCGAGCAGTTATTTTACAGGAGGGTTGTTGATGAAAAGCTCCTTAATGAGCTGGAAGACCTTCTCATAATGGCGGATGTGGGGCCGGGAGCGTCGGCGGATATAATTTCAGCATTAAAAGAAAAGGTTAAAAAGGGTGAAATTCCGGATACCGTGGAGCTTAAAAAAGCCCTGAAGGACGAAATTAAGAAAATAATCCGGGACGGCTCCGGAATTAATATCACTGCTGACAGGCCTTATGTAATTCTTACCGTAGGCGTTAATGGAACTGGCAAAACTACCACTATCGGCAAGCTTGCCGGCCGTTTTGCAAATGAGGGGCTTAAGGTAATCCTTGCCGCAGGGGACACCTTCAGGGCGGCTGCCATAGAACAGCTTGAGATATGGGCCGGAAGGTCAGGGGCGCAGATAGTAAAGCATAAAAGCGGCGCAGACCCGGCGGCGGTTGCGTTTGATGCCGTTGTTTCCGCGAAGGCAAAAAATGCTGATGTGGTCATTGTTGATACAGCCGGAAGGCTTCATACAAAGATTAATTTAATGGAGGAATTAAAAAAGGTAAAACGCGTAATCAGCAGGGAACTGCCGGCTGCGCCCCATGAAGTCCTGCTCGTCGTTGATGCAACTTCCGGGCAAAATGTAATACATCAGGCCAAGATATTCAGCGAAACGGTCCATATAACCGGTATTGCGCTAACAAAACTTGACGGCACTGCAAGGGGAGGGATCATTATAGCCATAAAAAAGGAGCTTAATATCCCTGTCAAATTGATAGGAATCGGGGAAGGCATAGATGACCTTAGGGATTTTAATGCAGATGAATTTGTTGACGCATTATTTGAATGA
- the atpE gene encoding ATP synthase F0 subunit C — protein sequence MGYYGMAVLACGLAIGLGAFGTGIGQGIGLSKAAEGVARNPAASGKITTTLIIGLAMIESLCIYALVVVLIVLFAKPFGF from the coding sequence ATGGGTTATTACGGCATGGCTGTTCTGGCCTGCGGTTTGGCAATTGGTCTTGGCGCTTTTGGAACAGGCATCGGACAGGGAATAGGACTTAGCAAGGCTGCAGAAGGCGTTGCAAGAAATCCGGCGGCTTCCGGCAAAATTACGACCACGCTTATTATCGGTCTTGCCATGATTGAGTCCCTCTGTATCTATGCCCTTGTTGTGGTTCTTATAGTCCTTTTTGCAAAACCATTCGGTTTCTAA